In Apodemus sylvaticus chromosome 8, mApoSyl1.1, whole genome shotgun sequence, one genomic interval encodes:
- the Bin3 gene encoding bridging integrator 3 isoform X50, which translates to MSWIPFKIGQPKKQIVSKTVERDFEREYGKLQQLEEQTKRLQKDMKKSTDADLAMSKSAVKISLDLLSNPLCEQDQDFLRMVTALDTAMKRMDAFNQEKVNQIQKTVIEPLKKFSSIFPSLNMAVKRREQALQDYGRLQAKVEKYEEKEKTGPVLAKLHQAREELRPVREDFEAKNKQLLDEMPRFYGSRLDYFQPSFESLIRAQVIYYSEMHTLPPPRLYTTQKCTPLASSQVIYYSEMHTSCLLPGHILLRNAQDLWRPDPAA; encoded by the exons GATTCCTTTTAAGATCGGGCAGCCCAAGAAACAGATTGTTTCCAAAACA GTGGAGAGAGACTTTGAGAGAGAGTATGGAAAACTGCAGCA GCTGGAAGAGCAGACCAAGCGCCTGCAGAAGGACATGAAGAAGAGCACTGACGCAGACCTGG CCATGTCCAAATCTGCTGTGAAGATATCCCTGGACCTACTGTCCAACCCACTGTGTGAGCAGGACCAGGACTTTCTGCGCATGGTGACAGCCCTAGACACAGCCATGAAGCGGATGGATGCCTTCAACCAGGAGAAG GTGAACCAGATCCAAAAGACAGTGATTGAACCCCTGAAAAA GTTCAGCAGCATATTCCCAAGCCTCAACATGGCGGTCAAACGGCGGGAGCAGGCCTTGCAAGACTACGGGAGGCTGCAGGCCAAGGTGGAGAAGTACgaggaaaaggagaagactgGTCCCGTGCTGGCCAAGCTCCACCAG GCCCGAGAGGAGCTACGGCCTGTACGGGAAGACTTTGAGGCCAAGAACAAACAACTCCTGGATGAGATGCCACGGTTCTATGGCAGCCGACTCGACTATTTCCAGCCCAGCTTTGAGTCCCTGATCCGGGCACAG gtcatatactactcagaaatgcacaccttgcctcctcccag gttatatactactcagaaatgcacacctcttgcctcctcccag GTCATATACTACTCAGAAATGCACACCTCTTGCCTCCTCCCAGGTCATATACTACTCAGAAATGCACAAGATCTTTGGAGACCTGACCCAGCAGCTTGA
- the Bin3 gene encoding bridging integrator 3 isoform X49, with the protein MSWIPFKIGQPKKQIVSKTVERDFEREYGKLQQLEEQTKRLQKDMKKSTDADLAMSKSAVKISLDLLSNPLCEQDQDFLRMVTALDTAMKRMDAFNQEKVNQIQKTVIEPLKKFSSIFPSLNMAVKRREQALQDYGRLQAKVEKYEEKEKTGPVLAKLHQAREELRPVREDFEAKNKQLLDEMPRFYGSRLDYFQPSFESLIRAQVIYYSEMHTSCLLPGHILLRNAHLASSQVIYYSEMHTSCLLPGHILLRNAHLLPPPRSYTTQKCTRSLET; encoded by the exons GATTCCTTTTAAGATCGGGCAGCCCAAGAAACAGATTGTTTCCAAAACA GTGGAGAGAGACTTTGAGAGAGAGTATGGAAAACTGCAGCA GCTGGAAGAGCAGACCAAGCGCCTGCAGAAGGACATGAAGAAGAGCACTGACGCAGACCTGG CCATGTCCAAATCTGCTGTGAAGATATCCCTGGACCTACTGTCCAACCCACTGTGTGAGCAGGACCAGGACTTTCTGCGCATGGTGACAGCCCTAGACACAGCCATGAAGCGGATGGATGCCTTCAACCAGGAGAAG GTGAACCAGATCCAAAAGACAGTGATTGAACCCCTGAAAAA GTTCAGCAGCATATTCCCAAGCCTCAACATGGCGGTCAAACGGCGGGAGCAGGCCTTGCAAGACTACGGGAGGCTGCAGGCCAAGGTGGAGAAGTACgaggaaaaggagaagactgGTCCCGTGCTGGCCAAGCTCCACCAG GCCCGAGAGGAGCTACGGCCTGTACGGGAAGACTTTGAGGCCAAGAACAAACAACTCCTGGATGAGATGCCACGGTTCTATGGCAGCCGACTCGACTATTTCCAGCCCAGCTTTGAGTCCCTGATCCGGGCACAG gtcatatactactcagaaatgcacacctcttgcctcctcccaggtcatatactactcagaaatgcacaccttgcctcctcccag gttatatactactcagaaatgcacacctcttgcctcctcccag GTCATATACTACTCAGAAATGCACACCTCTTGCCTCCTCCCAGGTCATATACTACTCAGAAATGCACAAGATCTTTGGAGACCTGA